One region of Wyeomyia smithii strain HCP4-BCI-WySm-NY-G18 chromosome 3, ASM2978416v1, whole genome shotgun sequence genomic DNA includes:
- the LOC129731510 gene encoding uncharacterized protein LOC129731510, with amino-acid sequence MAASGQASRGLTALFKRGWNEIPEVIGSSVMAVIGIGLSVIGVSGYYSKDGDNRRYKMDYVVMRPDDPRVARIRKD; translated from the coding sequence ATGGCAGCCAGTGGTCAAGCCAGTCGCGGTCTAACTGCGTTATTCAAGCGGGGATGGAATGAAATCCCAGAGGTCATAGGATCGTCTGTGATGGCCGTAATAGGGATAGGGCTGTCGGTCATAGGTGTGAGCGGCTATTACAGCAAAGACGGCGACAACAGGCGCTATAAGATGGATTACGTAGTAATGCGTCCGGATGACCCACGTGTTGCGCGCATTCGTAAGGATTAA
- the LOC129731502 gene encoding uncharacterized protein LOC129731502 isoform X3, which yields MIKETLENAPGFYSTLYNELYDNKIPDINKIRQMTRILCNRWFYQNMIEHHRYPTMHEKWNLAKSILVAFPQLEGTRRMPEAPKESAFFWKNGGNLRGAHTGLIETRTNNMRKDLPREKRKFTRDKDLVIMAAVDDDIVEKAELCAAISAVTENVRRIGELMESTFYYHKYLLKTGATFSDIISVFPHLLSFVGDMIQQAFSRLNTTQEGSVAATLKRCCLISNTTFAEVEDKYIRGALRALVFLTARGTKRETTDKMLSAAEIVAAPLIKWVEEDEWAELQHKSEGPILICIAEKFKAGRYVIMIDETHHVEIATSEKAVEIFFKSFTVFNIKPNSCQAKIIDLIELCVFKTIKYSSRNRVNDLCNALSQLND from the exons ATGATCAAGGAAACGCTAGAGAACGCTCCAGGATTTTATTCGACACTCTACAATGAATTATATGATAACAAAATACCGGATATTAACAAAATACGACAAATGACAAGAATTTTGTGTAACCGATGGTTTTATCAAAACATGATTGAACATCATAG ATATCCGACAATGCATGAGAAGTGGAACTTGGCAAAATCAATACTGGTTGCTTTCCCGCAATTAGAAGGCACAAGGCGGATGCCAGAGGCCCCGAAAGAG tCGGCGTTCTTCTGGAAAAATGGCGGTAATTTAAGAGGAGCGCACACAGGCCTCATCGAAACACGAACAAACAATATGAGAAAGGATCTTCCGCGAGAAAAACGGAAATTCACCCGCGATAAAgatttagtcattatggcagcAGTTGATGACGACATTGTCGAAAAAGCAGAGCTATGTGCAGCGATAAGTGCGGTAACGGAAAATGTTAGAAGAATTGGAGAATTAATGGAATCTACTTTTTACTACCACAAATATCTCCTCAAAACCGGAGCAACTTTTAGTGATATCATATCGGTGTTTCCGCATTTGCTGTCATTCGTAGGAGACATG ATTCAACAAGCATTTTCAAGACTGAACACAACACAAGAGGGTAGCGTTGCTGCAACATTAAAGCGATGCTGTCTTATTAGCAACACAACGTTTGCAGAAGTGGAAGATA AATATATTCGTGGAGCATTGAGAGCTCTCGTGTTTCTTACTGCGCGAGGAACTAAAAGGGAAACCACCGACAAAATGCTGAGTGCCGCTGAAATTGTTGCAGCACCTTTGATTAAATGGGTTGAG GAAGATGAGTGGGCGGAGCTGCAGCATAAATCTGAAGGTCCAATTCTCATATGCATTGCAGAAAAATTCAAAGCCGGTCGATACGTGATTATGATAGACGAAACACATCATGTCGAAATTGCTACCAGTGAGAAAGCagtggaaattttttttaaatcatttactGTTTTTAACATCAAACCTAATTCTTGCCAGGCTAAAATTATTGATCTCATTGAGCTATGTGTCTTCAAAACAATTAAGTACAGTTCACGTAACAGAGTGAATGATCTTTGTAATGCTTTATCACAACTGAATGATTGA
- the LOC129731503 gene encoding mediator of RNA polymerase II transcription subunit 28: protein MASSSNVNGNIVDELEEAFQSCIHALTKEESATGVDKDEIKLEVDQTTLKFIDLARQMETFFLQKRFLLSALKPDLLLKEENFDLKQEIARKDELIRKHYDKIESWKNLLSDQQNYNKPIQALPPELRSNLAGGAPGGPGMMPGGMHMTMQNSMQVQQMQAQQQQMQMMQAQQMQQQMQSMPIGANPQLFSQSGGGRGVGAGGPGGFQQSPNLQGPLAYLEKTTSNIDLVGMGDGRR, encoded by the exons ATGGCGTCATCTTCGAATGTGAACGGAAATATTGTAGATGAGCTTGAAGAAGCATTTCAG TCATGCATTCACGCGCTTACAAAAGAAGAGTCGGCTACCGGTGTAGACAaggatgaaataaaattagaagTTGATCAGACGACCCTCAAATTTATCGATTTGGCACGACAAATGGAAACATTCTTTTTGCAAAAACGTTTTTTGCTATCGGCCTTAAAACCGGATCTTTTGCTAAAGGAGGAAAACTTTGATCTCAAACAAGAAATTGCTCGAAAAGATGAGCTGATCCGAAAGCACTACGACAAAATTGAGTCTTGGAAAAATTTACTTTCGGACCAGCAAAATTACAACAAACCGATTCAAGCGCTTCCTCCAGAACTGCGTAGTAATCTTGCAGGTGGAGCTCCAGGTGGACCGGGAATGATGCCGGGTGGAATGCACATGACAATGCAG aATTCGATGCAAGTACAGCAAATGCAagcgcagcagcagcagatgcaAATGATGCAAGCGCAACAAATGCAGCAACAGATGCAATCAATGCCCATAGGTGCCAATCCACAACTTTTCTCACAATCTGGTGGTGGACGAGGTGTTGGTGCTGGGGGGCCTGGTGGCTTCCAACAAAGTCCCAATCTTCAAGGACCCTTGGCCTATCTGGAGAAAACCACTAGCAATATAG ATCTAGTTGGAATGGGGGATGGTCGAAGGTGA
- the LOC129731502 gene encoding uncharacterized protein LOC129731502 isoform X1 has protein sequence MDQLKRILDSETFEKIKGAKVDDNSLIKLTKEDLVELGIEMGPRVMILDLIQVITSTTLQPQDIIARNKSPVLSHEPVCGSSSALPCVSPDVQMIKETLENAPGFYSTLYNELYDNKIPDINKIRQMTRILCNRWFYQNMIEHHRYPTMHEKWNLAKSILVAFPQLEGTRRMPEAPKESAFFWKNGGNLRGAHTGLIETRTNNMRKDLPREKRKFTRDKDLVIMAAVDDDIVEKAELCAAISAVTENVRRIGELMESTFYYHKYLLKTGATFSDIISVFPHLLSFVGDMIQQAFSRLNTTQEGSVAATLKRCCLISNTTFAEVEDKYIRGALRALVFLTARGTKRETTDKMLSAAEIVAAPLIKWVEEDEWAELQHKSEGPILICIAEKFKAGRYVIMIDETHHVEIATSEKAVEIFFKSFTVFNIKPNSCQAKIIDLIELCVFKTIKYSSRNRVNDLCNALSQLND, from the exons ATGGATCAGCTAAAACGCATTTTGGATTccgaaacatttgaaaaaataaaag GCGCTAAAGTTGACGACAATTCTTTGATTAAATTAACTAAAGAGGATCTTGTAGAGCTTGGTATCGAGATGGGGCCACGAGTTATGATATTGGATTTAATCCAGGTGATAACCTCAACTACTTTACAACCGCAGGATATAATTGCACGTAATAAGTCGCCTGTATTATCGCACGAACCGGTTTGTGGGTCATCATCTGCTCTGCCGTGTGTATCGCCAGATGTTCAG ATGATCAAGGAAACGCTAGAGAACGCTCCAGGATTTTATTCGACACTCTACAATGAATTATATGATAACAAAATACCGGATATTAACAAAATACGACAAATGACAAGAATTTTGTGTAACCGATGGTTTTATCAAAACATGATTGAACATCATAG ATATCCGACAATGCATGAGAAGTGGAACTTGGCAAAATCAATACTGGTTGCTTTCCCGCAATTAGAAGGCACAAGGCGGATGCCAGAGGCCCCGAAAGAG tCGGCGTTCTTCTGGAAAAATGGCGGTAATTTAAGAGGAGCGCACACAGGCCTCATCGAAACACGAACAAACAATATGAGAAAGGATCTTCCGCGAGAAAAACGGAAATTCACCCGCGATAAAgatttagtcattatggcagcAGTTGATGACGACATTGTCGAAAAAGCAGAGCTATGTGCAGCGATAAGTGCGGTAACGGAAAATGTTAGAAGAATTGGAGAATTAATGGAATCTACTTTTTACTACCACAAATATCTCCTCAAAACCGGAGCAACTTTTAGTGATATCATATCGGTGTTTCCGCATTTGCTGTCATTCGTAGGAGACATG ATTCAACAAGCATTTTCAAGACTGAACACAACACAAGAGGGTAGCGTTGCTGCAACATTAAAGCGATGCTGTCTTATTAGCAACACAACGTTTGCAGAAGTGGAAGATA AATATATTCGTGGAGCATTGAGAGCTCTCGTGTTTCTTACTGCGCGAGGAACTAAAAGGGAAACCACCGACAAAATGCTGAGTGCCGCTGAAATTGTTGCAGCACCTTTGATTAAATGGGTTGAG GAAGATGAGTGGGCGGAGCTGCAGCATAAATCTGAAGGTCCAATTCTCATATGCATTGCAGAAAAATTCAAAGCCGGTCGATACGTGATTATGATAGACGAAACACATCATGTCGAAATTGCTACCAGTGAGAAAGCagtggaaattttttttaaatcatttactGTTTTTAACATCAAACCTAATTCTTGCCAGGCTAAAATTATTGATCTCATTGAGCTATGTGTCTTCAAAACAATTAAGTACAGTTCACGTAACAGAGTGAATGATCTTTGTAATGCTTTATCACAACTGAATGATTGA
- the LOC129731502 gene encoding uncharacterized protein LOC129731502 isoform X2, translated as MAKLGAKVDDNSLIKLTKEDLVELGIEMGPRVMILDLIQVITSTTLQPQDIIARNKSPVLSHEPVCGSSSALPCVSPDVQMIKETLENAPGFYSTLYNELYDNKIPDINKIRQMTRILCNRWFYQNMIEHHRYPTMHEKWNLAKSILVAFPQLEGTRRMPEAPKESAFFWKNGGNLRGAHTGLIETRTNNMRKDLPREKRKFTRDKDLVIMAAVDDDIVEKAELCAAISAVTENVRRIGELMESTFYYHKYLLKTGATFSDIISVFPHLLSFVGDMIQQAFSRLNTTQEGSVAATLKRCCLISNTTFAEVEDKYIRGALRALVFLTARGTKRETTDKMLSAAEIVAAPLIKWVEEDEWAELQHKSEGPILICIAEKFKAGRYVIMIDETHHVEIATSEKAVEIFFKSFTVFNIKPNSCQAKIIDLIELCVFKTIKYSSRNRVNDLCNALSQLND; from the exons ATGGCAAAACTAG GCGCTAAAGTTGACGACAATTCTTTGATTAAATTAACTAAAGAGGATCTTGTAGAGCTTGGTATCGAGATGGGGCCACGAGTTATGATATTGGATTTAATCCAGGTGATAACCTCAACTACTTTACAACCGCAGGATATAATTGCACGTAATAAGTCGCCTGTATTATCGCACGAACCGGTTTGTGGGTCATCATCTGCTCTGCCGTGTGTATCGCCAGATGTTCAG ATGATCAAGGAAACGCTAGAGAACGCTCCAGGATTTTATTCGACACTCTACAATGAATTATATGATAACAAAATACCGGATATTAACAAAATACGACAAATGACAAGAATTTTGTGTAACCGATGGTTTTATCAAAACATGATTGAACATCATAG ATATCCGACAATGCATGAGAAGTGGAACTTGGCAAAATCAATACTGGTTGCTTTCCCGCAATTAGAAGGCACAAGGCGGATGCCAGAGGCCCCGAAAGAG tCGGCGTTCTTCTGGAAAAATGGCGGTAATTTAAGAGGAGCGCACACAGGCCTCATCGAAACACGAACAAACAATATGAGAAAGGATCTTCCGCGAGAAAAACGGAAATTCACCCGCGATAAAgatttagtcattatggcagcAGTTGATGACGACATTGTCGAAAAAGCAGAGCTATGTGCAGCGATAAGTGCGGTAACGGAAAATGTTAGAAGAATTGGAGAATTAATGGAATCTACTTTTTACTACCACAAATATCTCCTCAAAACCGGAGCAACTTTTAGTGATATCATATCGGTGTTTCCGCATTTGCTGTCATTCGTAGGAGACATG ATTCAACAAGCATTTTCAAGACTGAACACAACACAAGAGGGTAGCGTTGCTGCAACATTAAAGCGATGCTGTCTTATTAGCAACACAACGTTTGCAGAAGTGGAAGATA AATATATTCGTGGAGCATTGAGAGCTCTCGTGTTTCTTACTGCGCGAGGAACTAAAAGGGAAACCACCGACAAAATGCTGAGTGCCGCTGAAATTGTTGCAGCACCTTTGATTAAATGGGTTGAG GAAGATGAGTGGGCGGAGCTGCAGCATAAATCTGAAGGTCCAATTCTCATATGCATTGCAGAAAAATTCAAAGCCGGTCGATACGTGATTATGATAGACGAAACACATCATGTCGAAATTGCTACCAGTGAGAAAGCagtggaaattttttttaaatcatttactGTTTTTAACATCAAACCTAATTCTTGCCAGGCTAAAATTATTGATCTCATTGAGCTATGTGTCTTCAAAACAATTAAGTACAGTTCACGTAACAGAGTGAATGATCTTTGTAATGCTTTATCACAACTGAATGATTGA